In Actinomadura citrea, a single window of DNA contains:
- a CDS encoding tRNA-dihydrouridine synthase, translated as MTVTVAHPALEPGRVGGLSTSNRLVVAPMTRVSAAPDGTATPEMAEYYAEYARGGFGLVITEGVYTDAVYSQGYLNQPGLVSERHVSAWREVTAGVHEAGGSIVAQLMHAGALSQGNPYRDDTAGPSAVVPQGVKMPEYGGHGPWAAPREMSPDDIRQAVDGFVASAVNAERAGFDGVEVHAANGYLLDQFLTDYTNLREDSYGGPIAARVRLTAEIVAAIRAEVGPDWCVGVRVSQTKVNDFRYRWPGGAHDAEVIFAALAEAGATYLHVASEGRNWLDSARLDRGLTVTGLARRVSGLPVIANGGMHDADLSAQVLADGHADLVSVARAALVNPDLPRRLAEGSAPVSFDHAMLSPMVTLDNARRWRLAAGADA; from the coding sequence ATGACCGTCACAGTCGCACATCCGGCGCTTGAGCCGGGACGAGTCGGCGGGCTGAGCACGTCCAACCGCCTGGTGGTGGCGCCGATGACTCGGGTCTCGGCCGCGCCGGACGGCACGGCGACGCCCGAGATGGCCGAGTACTACGCCGAGTACGCCCGCGGCGGCTTCGGCCTGGTCATCACCGAGGGGGTCTACACCGACGCCGTCTACAGCCAGGGCTATCTCAACCAGCCGGGCCTGGTGTCGGAACGCCACGTGTCCGCTTGGCGAGAGGTCACCGCCGGCGTGCACGAGGCCGGGGGCTCCATCGTGGCCCAGCTGATGCACGCGGGCGCGCTGTCGCAGGGCAACCCCTACCGCGACGACACCGCGGGGCCGTCGGCGGTGGTGCCGCAGGGCGTCAAGATGCCCGAGTACGGCGGGCACGGCCCTTGGGCGGCACCCCGGGAGATGAGCCCGGACGACATCAGGCAGGCCGTGGACGGTTTCGTCGCCTCGGCGGTGAACGCCGAGCGCGCCGGGTTCGACGGTGTGGAGGTCCACGCCGCCAACGGCTACCTGCTGGACCAGTTCCTCACCGACTACACCAACCTGCGCGAGGACTCCTACGGCGGGCCGATCGCGGCCCGGGTGCGCCTGACGGCGGAGATCGTCGCGGCGATCCGCGCGGAGGTGGGGCCTGACTGGTGCGTCGGGGTCCGTGTGTCGCAGACCAAGGTGAACGACTTCCGGTACCGCTGGCCCGGCGGTGCCCACGACGCGGAGGTGATCTTCGCCGCGCTGGCCGAGGCGGGCGCGACCTACCTGCACGTCGCGAGCGAGGGGCGGAACTGGCTCGACTCCGCGCGGCTGGACCGGGGGCTCACCGTCACCGGCCTGGCCCGCCGGGTGAGCGGGCTGCCCGTGATCGCCAACGGCGGGATGCACGACGCGGACCTGTCGGCGCAGGTCCTGGCGGACGGCCATGCCGACCTGGTCTCGGTGGCCAGGGCCGCGCTGGTGAATCCCGACCTGCCGCGCCGCCTCGCCGAGGGCAGTGCGCCCGTGTCCTTCGACCATGCGATGCTGTCGCCGATGGTCACCCTGGACAACGCGCGGCGCTGGCGGCTGGCGGCCGGTGCGGACGCCTGA
- a CDS encoding polysaccharide deacetylase family protein translates to MAGSWHGGAAAVVALGFDVDAETPILAQGGRYAAHASTMSHQAYGPDVGLPRILGLLDEMEVPATFFVPGWVAERRPGLAASIVERGHEVAHHSYAHRPPTSMSPEEERADFERALEVFAGQGIEITGHRAALWEASWTTAELVAEHGLRYDSSLMGDDRPYRVPTAAGEIVELPVHWSLDDWEQYAFLPAPHVGAVIESPLKVLELWRTELDGMRQYRCLFNLCVHPFLSGRPGRALALRRFIEYARECGDVAFARCRDVAEAAFADPDVRPRPHRPPQVDPDVHPH, encoded by the coding sequence ATGGCCGGAAGCTGGCACGGCGGGGCCGCCGCCGTGGTGGCCCTGGGCTTCGACGTGGACGCCGAGACGCCGATCCTCGCCCAGGGCGGCCGGTACGCCGCGCACGCGAGCACCATGTCCCACCAGGCCTACGGGCCGGACGTGGGGCTGCCCCGGATCCTCGGGCTGCTGGACGAGATGGAGGTCCCGGCGACGTTCTTCGTGCCGGGCTGGGTGGCCGAGCGGCGCCCGGGGCTGGCCGCCTCCATCGTCGAGCGCGGACACGAGGTGGCGCACCACTCCTACGCCCACCGTCCGCCCACGTCGATGTCCCCGGAGGAGGAGCGCGCGGACTTCGAGCGCGCCCTGGAGGTGTTCGCCGGGCAGGGCATCGAGATCACCGGGCACCGGGCGGCGCTGTGGGAGGCGTCCTGGACGACGGCGGAACTGGTGGCCGAGCACGGCCTGCGCTACGACTCGTCCCTGATGGGCGACGACCGGCCCTACCGGGTGCCCACCGCGGCGGGCGAGATCGTCGAGCTGCCGGTGCACTGGTCGCTGGACGACTGGGAGCAGTACGCCTTCCTGCCCGCACCGCACGTCGGGGCGGTGATCGAGTCGCCGCTCAAGGTGCTGGAGCTGTGGCGCACGGAGCTGGACGGCATGCGGCAGTACCGGTGCCTGTTCAACCTCTGCGTGCACCCGTTCCTGTCCGGGCGTCCGGGCCGGGCGCTGGCCCTGCGCCGGTTCATCGAGTACGCGCGGGAGTGCGGAGACGTGGCGTTCGCCCGGTGCCGGGACGTGGCGGAGGCGGCGTTCGCCGACCCGGACGTCCGGCCGCGGCCTCATCGCCCGCCGCAGGTGGACCCGGACGTCCACCCGCACTGA
- a CDS encoding PucR family transcriptional regulator, which translates to MFTLASLLEDESLGLSVLVPGPPGALEEPAAWVHNTELPDPSGYVRRRELVLTNGLWDDRIAASGFVANVQRAQAAGIVFGLRSERPTTPEDLVAACRDAGVPLLEIAAAVPFTAISEAVATRYTEERQGALVGMVRRGDALATAISRGAGASGVLRVLRRDHELPLAVIDRMGRLLASAGTELDTAQLHTVATGLTRRPPPLELDLGAAGRAALYLVGAVGDVDAALICLRPVSELTRVEQDALDQAARFLSLEVAKQQAVQAIELRFASELLEMVLSGGSRDAEVPGRLRAFGVDPEGPLAVWTAAFAGPEATLPGLAEVIGEFFVAAGVPVVVAAGSQDVVAVLSWRQGEREAALLAERLAAAVGERFPGHRAVVGLGGTARGPAGLREPLIRSREVCRTLRRGGAGPAVRTFAELGPHRLLLGTQNAVALRTLADGVLAPIREHDARRGGELETTLRAFLDHDGHWQATAAALRVHVNTLRNRLAKISELTGRDTSRTADRVDLFLALQAADMV; encoded by the coding sequence GTGTTCACGCTGGCATCCCTGCTGGAAGACGAGTCGCTGGGTCTGAGCGTCCTGGTTCCGGGTCCGCCGGGGGCCCTGGAGGAGCCGGCCGCCTGGGTCCACAACACCGAGCTGCCCGACCCCTCGGGCTACGTGCGGCGGCGCGAGCTGGTGCTGACCAACGGCCTCTGGGACGACCGGATCGCGGCCTCGGGGTTCGTCGCCAACGTCCAGCGGGCCCAGGCGGCGGGCATCGTGTTCGGCCTGCGCTCGGAGCGTCCCACCACTCCGGAGGATCTGGTCGCCGCCTGCCGCGACGCGGGCGTGCCCCTGCTGGAGATCGCGGCGGCGGTGCCGTTCACCGCGATCTCCGAGGCGGTCGCCACCCGCTACACCGAGGAGCGCCAGGGCGCGCTGGTCGGCATGGTGCGCCGGGGGGACGCGCTGGCGACGGCGATCTCGCGGGGCGCGGGCGCGTCCGGCGTCCTGCGGGTGCTGCGCCGCGACCACGAGCTGCCGCTCGCGGTCATCGACCGGATGGGCCGCCTGCTGGCCTCGGCGGGGACGGAACTGGACACCGCCCAGCTCCACACGGTCGCCACGGGGCTGACCCGTCGCCCGCCGCCCCTGGAACTCGACCTCGGCGCCGCCGGACGGGCCGCGCTGTACCTGGTCGGCGCGGTCGGCGACGTGGACGCGGCGCTGATCTGCCTGCGCCCGGTGAGCGAGCTGACGCGCGTCGAGCAGGACGCGCTGGACCAGGCGGCGCGCTTCCTCAGCCTGGAGGTCGCCAAGCAGCAGGCCGTGCAGGCGATCGAGCTGCGGTTCGCCAGCGAGCTGCTGGAGATGGTGCTGTCGGGCGGCAGCCGCGACGCCGAGGTCCCCGGCCGGCTGCGCGCGTTCGGCGTCGACCCCGAGGGGCCGCTCGCGGTGTGGACGGCGGCGTTCGCGGGCCCGGAGGCCACCCTGCCCGGACTCGCGGAGGTGATCGGCGAGTTCTTCGTCGCCGCCGGCGTCCCGGTCGTGGTGGCGGCCGGGTCGCAGGACGTGGTGGCCGTCCTGTCGTGGCGGCAGGGCGAGCGGGAGGCGGCGCTCCTCGCCGAGCGCCTCGCGGCCGCCGTCGGGGAACGGTTCCCCGGCCACCGCGCGGTCGTGGGCCTCGGCGGGACCGCCCGGGGGCCGGCGGGGCTGCGCGAACCGCTCATCAGGTCGCGCGAGGTCTGCCGCACCCTGCGGCGGGGCGGCGCCGGGCCCGCCGTCCGGACCTTCGCCGAGCTCGGCCCCCACCGGCTCCTGCTCGGAACGCAGAACGCCGTCGCTCTGCGCACCCTGGCGGACGGCGTGCTCGCGCCGATACGCGAGCACGACGCCAGGCGGGGCGGCGAGCTGGAGACCACGCTGCGCGCGTTCCTGGACCACGACGGGCACTGGCAGGCGACCGCCGCCGCCCTCCGGGTGCACGTCAACACGCTGCGGAACCGGCTCGCCAAGATCAGCGAGTTGACCGGCCGCGACACCTCCCGCACCGCCGACCGCGTCGACCTCTTCCTGGCCCTTCAGGCCGCCGACATGGTCTGA
- a CDS encoding purine-cytosine permease family protein, which yields MSSNESAHQILAAEPVRLEEPVRFDEHGIDPIPASARDSTPWQQFWIWCGANIAPINWVLGALGVTLGLSLVETLVVVTLGNLVGCAVFGLFNVIGHRTGVNQMVLGRGPFGRRGALVPGLVQGLLTMGWVGVNTWVVLDLVIEILAQAGVHGGAGLRYLVAGLIMAAQLALALYGFYAIRTFEKYTVPATVLVMVAMTGLALGQADLHWTTATAATTSDKFTAVTQLLTAIGIGWGISWLPYSADYSRFVRPRASDRSVFWSTALGMYVPTVWLAGLGACLASAGDGGDPSSLVTGAFGVMAVPVLLLIMHGPVATNILNLYSCSLAALSVGIRVARWKVTLVAGAVASAVLVVFVQADSFAQAFDHWMASILVWISPWAAIVLVDFFVLRRGRIDVAALYRDGGANPRALSSLAVGLLAAWAWQFGTVPALQGPIARALGHTDFSWLSGGLVAGGLYYALERRAHRKARRAAPVEKIS from the coding sequence ATGTCCAGCAACGAATCCGCACACCAGATCCTTGCCGCCGAACCGGTTCGCTTGGAAGAACCGGTCCGTTTCGACGAACACGGCATCGACCCCATTCCGGCCTCGGCGCGCGACTCCACGCCGTGGCAGCAGTTCTGGATCTGGTGCGGGGCCAACATCGCGCCGATCAACTGGGTGCTCGGGGCGCTGGGGGTCACGCTCGGCCTGAGCCTGGTGGAGACCCTGGTGGTCGTCACCCTCGGCAACCTGGTGGGCTGCGCGGTGTTCGGGCTGTTCAACGTCATCGGCCACCGGACCGGCGTCAACCAGATGGTCCTCGGCCGCGGGCCGTTCGGCCGGCGCGGCGCCCTCGTCCCGGGCCTGGTGCAGGGGCTGCTGACCATGGGCTGGGTCGGCGTCAACACCTGGGTGGTGCTGGACCTGGTGATCGAGATCCTCGCCCAGGCGGGGGTGCACGGCGGCGCCGGGCTGCGCTACCTGGTGGCCGGGCTCATCATGGCCGCCCAGCTCGCCCTGGCCCTCTACGGGTTCTATGCGATCCGCACGTTCGAGAAGTACACCGTCCCGGCGACCGTGCTGGTCATGGTGGCCATGACCGGGCTCGCCCTCGGGCAGGCCGACCTCCACTGGACGACCGCCACCGCCGCCACCACGAGCGACAAGTTCACCGCCGTGACCCAGTTGCTCACCGCCATCGGCATCGGCTGGGGCATCAGCTGGCTCCCCTACTCCGCCGACTACAGCCGCTTCGTGCGCCCGCGGGCTTCGGACCGGTCGGTGTTCTGGTCCACCGCGCTCGGGATGTACGTCCCCACCGTGTGGCTGGCCGGGCTCGGCGCCTGCCTGGCCAGCGCGGGCGACGGGGGCGACCCGTCCAGCCTGGTGACCGGCGCGTTCGGGGTCATGGCCGTGCCGGTCCTGCTGCTGATCATGCACGGGCCCGTGGCGACCAACATCCTGAACCTGTACTCGTGCTCGCTCGCCGCGCTGTCGGTCGGCATCCGGGTCGCCCGCTGGAAGGTGACGCTGGTGGCCGGAGCGGTGGCGTCCGCGGTGCTGGTGGTGTTCGTGCAGGCCGACAGCTTCGCCCAGGCGTTCGACCACTGGATGGCGTCCATCCTGGTGTGGATCAGCCCTTGGGCGGCCATCGTCCTGGTCGACTTCTTCGTCCTGCGGCGCGGCCGGATCGACGTGGCCGCCCTCTACCGGGACGGCGGCGCGAACCCCCGGGCCCTGAGCAGCCTGGCGGTCGGGCTGCTGGCGGCATGGGCATGGCAGTTCGGCACGGTGCCCGCGCTGCAGGGCCCGATCGCGCGGGCACTGGGGCACACCGACTTCTCGTGGCTCTCGGGCGGCCTGGTCGCCGGCGGGCTTTACTACGCCCTGGAACGCCGGGCCCACCGGAAGGCCCGTCGGGCCGCCCCGGTCGAGAAGATCTCCTGA
- a CDS encoding class I adenylate-forming enzyme family protein — MPDEDPLATMAAVAPSKIAVVEDERRLTYPEFNALVNRYANLLVEHGVRAGTKVVWCGRNSTEVVALISALRKCGAVGVPLNYRLTPEETTYVVENADAALVVFDAEQAPQLEAARVRATGVRAWLAWGSAPPDWASSLDALAGRSPDTEPIARGADPAAGTSMFYTSGTTGKPKGVVRGEPDPALVLGLVGEIGFEPGDVYLTTGPLYHSGPMSFMLIVQLMGGTVVVMRDFDPERWLDLVERHRVTTTFSAPTPIRRVVDLPAETIRRRDLSSLRRVIANAAPWPFELKRRYVDLIGDGSLFEVYGSTELGVDTVLRPEDQMRKPGSCGRAAPGVEIALFGEDGRPIGEPHVPGDLYVRGTGTFNAYYKAEGKFQDASRGEWLTVGDIAYRDEEGFYYICDRRTDMIISGGMNIYPAEIEAVLTAHPAVADAAVFGVPSDEWGESVHAAIVLAPGGAAADDELRDFCREHLAAYKTPRGFDRLTEIPRNPSGKTLKRQLRAPYWDSRTSNIT; from the coding sequence ATGCCCGACGAAGATCCGCTGGCGACGATGGCCGCCGTCGCCCCCTCGAAGATCGCGGTCGTCGAGGACGAGCGCCGCCTGACCTACCCCGAGTTCAACGCCCTGGTGAACCGGTACGCCAACCTGCTGGTCGAGCACGGCGTCCGGGCCGGCACCAAGGTCGTGTGGTGCGGCCGCAACAGCACCGAGGTCGTCGCGCTGATCTCGGCCCTTCGCAAGTGCGGGGCCGTCGGCGTCCCGCTGAACTACCGCCTGACGCCGGAGGAGACGACCTACGTCGTCGAGAACGCCGACGCCGCGCTGGTGGTGTTCGACGCCGAGCAGGCTCCCCAGCTCGAAGCGGCCCGTGTCCGGGCGACCGGCGTCCGCGCCTGGCTGGCCTGGGGCTCCGCGCCGCCGGACTGGGCCTCCTCGCTCGACGCCCTGGCCGGACGGAGCCCCGACACCGAGCCCATCGCCCGCGGCGCCGACCCGGCGGCCGGCACCTCGATGTTCTACACCTCCGGGACGACCGGCAAGCCGAAGGGCGTCGTGCGCGGCGAGCCCGACCCGGCCCTGGTCCTCGGACTGGTCGGCGAGATCGGCTTCGAGCCCGGCGACGTCTACCTCACCACCGGCCCGCTCTACCACTCGGGCCCGATGAGCTTCATGCTCATCGTCCAGCTCATGGGCGGGACCGTGGTCGTGATGCGCGATTTCGACCCCGAACGCTGGCTGGACCTGGTCGAACGGCACCGGGTGACGACCACGTTCTCCGCGCCGACCCCGATCCGCCGCGTGGTGGACCTGCCGGCGGAGACGATCCGCCGCAGGGACCTCTCCTCGCTGCGGCGCGTCATCGCCAACGCCGCCCCGTGGCCCTTCGAGCTCAAACGCCGGTACGTCGACCTGATCGGCGACGGCTCCCTGTTCGAGGTGTACGGCTCCACCGAGCTCGGCGTGGACACCGTCCTGCGCCCCGAGGACCAGATGCGCAAGCCCGGAAGCTGCGGCCGCGCCGCCCCCGGCGTCGAGATCGCGCTGTTCGGCGAGGACGGCCGCCCCATCGGGGAACCGCACGTGCCCGGCGACCTCTACGTGCGCGGCACCGGCACCTTCAACGCCTACTACAAGGCCGAGGGCAAGTTCCAGGACGCCAGCCGCGGCGAATGGCTGACCGTCGGCGACATCGCCTACCGCGACGAGGAGGGCTTCTACTACATCTGCGACCGCCGCACCGACATGATCATCTCGGGCGGTATGAACATCTACCCGGCCGAGATCGAGGCCGTCCTCACCGCCCACCCGGCGGTGGCCGACGCGGCCGTGTTCGGCGTCCCGTCCGACGAATGGGGCGAGTCCGTACACGCCGCCATCGTCCTGGCGCCAGGCGGCGCCGCCGCCGACGACGAACTCCGTGACTTCTGCCGGGAGCACCTCGCCGCCTACAAGACCCCCAGGGGCTTCGACCGGCTCACCGAGATCCCGCGCAACCCCTCGGGCAAAACCCTGAAACGCCAACTCCGCGCCCCCTACTGGGATTCCCGAACCTCCAACATCACCTGA
- a CDS encoding oxygenase MpaB family protein, with protein MTVTDGTPASPRAERERRGDPAPFGPGSLLWEQIGLYTSAIAGNSVFILQVMHPAIGTVVDRLSSFRTDPLGRAARSFASVQTWVYGGRTAIEEGRRLREMHKPLSAVDEEGRRHHALSAEPWAWVHLTGFHAAVTAAKYFAPAPLAPEEEQQIFDEFLQLGRILQVPERMLPKSIPDYWVYFDDMVANTLVPHKVAHEVLAQMDQVPPNVPGPLRPAVAPLSLAAGRLGRLITIGTLPAEARDRLGLRWTAADERRLRLVGQVIGRGTPLLPERVRYMPIAYRARQAARAQERLERALAHRPM; from the coding sequence ATGACGGTGACCGATGGGACGCCCGCGAGCCCACGGGCCGAGCGGGAGCGCCGCGGCGATCCTGCGCCGTTCGGGCCGGGTTCGCTGCTGTGGGAGCAGATAGGGCTCTACACGTCGGCGATCGCGGGAAACAGCGTGTTCATCCTCCAGGTGATGCACCCGGCGATCGGTACCGTGGTCGACCGGCTGTCGAGCTTCCGCACCGACCCCCTGGGCCGCGCCGCGCGCAGCTTCGCCTCGGTGCAGACCTGGGTCTACGGCGGGCGCACCGCCATCGAGGAGGGCCGGCGGCTGCGCGAGATGCACAAGCCGCTCAGCGCCGTCGACGAGGAGGGGCGGCGCCACCACGCGCTGTCGGCCGAACCGTGGGCGTGGGTCCACCTCACCGGTTTCCACGCCGCCGTCACCGCGGCCAAGTACTTCGCGCCCGCCCCACTGGCCCCGGAGGAGGAACAGCAGATCTTCGACGAGTTCCTCCAGCTCGGGAGGATCCTTCAGGTGCCCGAGAGGATGCTGCCGAAGAGCATCCCCGACTACTGGGTCTATTTCGACGACATGGTGGCCAACACGCTCGTCCCCCACAAGGTGGCGCACGAGGTGCTCGCGCAGATGGACCAGGTGCCGCCGAACGTGCCGGGGCCGCTGCGTCCGGCCGTCGCCCCCCTGAGCCTGGCCGCCGGACGTCTCGGACGGCTGATCACGATCGGCACCCTCCCGGCGGAGGCGCGCGACAGGCTCGGCCTGCGGTGGACCGCGGCCGACGAGCGCAGGCTGCGCCTGGTCGGGCAGGTCATCGGCCGCGGCACGCCGCTGCTGCCCGAACGCGTCCGCTACATGCCGATCGCCTACCGCGCCCGGCAGGCGGCCCGCGCCCAGGAGCGGCTGGAGCGCGCCCTGGCGCACCGGCCCATGTGA
- a CDS encoding TetR/AcrR family transcriptional regulator translates to MTRSPGLSPRRTPSQDRSRRTVERILEAATRVLSEHGYDGASTNRIAKAAGVGNGSLYQYFPNKDAIVIAVLDRFADRLADRLGEEIEATMRLPWQEAGRALLDVQIWLFEENADLLRIVVEQVPRLGPFDKLAALQRRLTDLVRVYLLLNRAEFRDDLDIDATLWIITETVGLLSIKYVLDRPPIPHERMVDELAELVIGYIRG, encoded by the coding sequence GTGACGCGCTCACCTGGGCTTTCACCGCGCAGAACCCCCTCCCAGGACCGCTCGCGCCGCACCGTCGAGCGCATCCTGGAGGCCGCCACTCGCGTTCTGTCCGAGCACGGGTACGACGGCGCCTCCACCAACCGGATCGCCAAGGCGGCGGGCGTCGGCAACGGATCGCTGTACCAGTACTTCCCCAACAAGGACGCGATCGTCATCGCGGTGCTGGACCGCTTCGCCGACCGCCTCGCCGACCGGCTCGGCGAGGAGATCGAGGCCACGATGCGCCTGCCGTGGCAGGAGGCCGGGCGCGCGCTGCTGGACGTCCAGATCTGGCTGTTCGAGGAGAACGCCGACCTGCTGCGCATCGTCGTGGAGCAGGTGCCGCGGCTCGGGCCGTTCGACAAGCTCGCGGCGCTGCAGCGGCGGCTGACCGACCTGGTGCGCGTCTACCTCCTGCTCAACCGCGCCGAGTTCCGGGACGACCTCGACATCGACGCCACGCTGTGGATCATCACCGAGACCGTCGGCCTGCTGTCCATCAAGTACGTCCTGGACCGGCCGCCCATCCCGCACGAGCGGATGGTCGACGAGCTCGCCGAGCTCGTCATCGGCTACATCCGCGGCTGA
- a CDS encoding cysteine hydrolase family protein, which yields MSTSALIVIDMLNPYDHQDAAALVESVQEMVDPLRRLLDDARGRDDVRVLYVNDNYGDFSADRKDLVDRALNGRRPDLVEPVVPEPGCGFMSKVRHSAFYGTALEYLLSREKVERVVLTGQVTEQCVLYSALDAYVRHFQLRVVRDAVAHIDADLGDAALRMMESNMRAEIVSADRCF from the coding sequence GTGAGCACGAGCGCACTGATCGTCATCGACATGCTGAACCCCTACGACCACCAGGACGCGGCCGCATTGGTCGAGAGCGTTCAGGAGATGGTCGACCCGCTGCGGCGCCTGCTGGACGACGCCCGAGGGCGTGACGACGTGCGCGTCCTCTACGTCAACGACAACTACGGCGACTTCTCGGCCGACCGGAAGGACCTCGTCGACCGCGCCCTGAACGGGCGGCGGCCCGACCTCGTCGAGCCCGTCGTCCCGGAGCCCGGCTGCGGGTTCATGTCCAAGGTCAGGCACAGCGCCTTCTACGGCACCGCGCTGGAGTACCTGCTGTCCCGCGAGAAGGTGGAGCGGGTCGTCCTCACCGGCCAGGTCACCGAGCAGTGCGTCCTCTACAGCGCGCTGGACGCCTACGTCCGGCACTTCCAACTCAGGGTGGTCCGGGACGCGGTGGCGCACATCGACGCGGACCTCGGCGACGCCGCGCTGCGCATGATGGAGTCGAACATGCGCGCCGAGATCGTCAGCGCCGACCGGTGCTTCTGA
- a CDS encoding cellulose binding domain-containing protein: MRRRRLLPGFLLTALCSLLLALLVPVQAGAAASVTATFAKASDWGSGYEGRYTIKNDTASAVTGWKVEFDLPSGSSVGTYWDALLTKAGQHAAFANREYNGSVAAGASVTFGFIVNGTGAPQNCTINGASCAGGDTPPPGTPSAPGAPTVTARTDTSLTLTWPASSGTVTGYRVYEGTAVKATATGTGTTISGLTACSDHTYTVKAYNTAGESAASGPVTATTTGCTEPPPASRRAAPYLYLGWGDPPSPSTVMGATGIKWFTMAFILSSGGCNPGWDGQRPLKGGVDEQAISQIRAAGGDVLPSVGGWSGNKLGPNCSTPEALAGAYQKVIDAYGLKAIDIDIENSDEFENAAVQDRVLGALKILKRNNPGLQTILTFGTTTTGPNYWGKRLIDQAAALQANVDVFTIMPFDFGGGADMYGSTVNASEGLRTALTSAFGWSDATAYSHMGISGMNGLSDQQELTSTATWTRIRDWAKSKGLARLAFWSVNRDRPCPGGGVAENCSGTDQQPWEFTKITAGF, translated from the coding sequence TTGCGAAGAAGAAGGCTTCTCCCCGGTTTCCTGCTCACCGCCCTCTGCTCCCTCCTGCTCGCCCTGCTCGTCCCCGTCCAGGCCGGCGCCGCCGCCTCGGTGACGGCGACCTTCGCCAAGGCCTCCGACTGGGGCTCGGGGTACGAGGGCAGGTACACGATCAAGAACGACACCGCCTCCGCCGTCACCGGCTGGAAGGTGGAGTTCGACCTGCCGTCCGGCTCGTCGGTCGGGACCTACTGGGACGCGCTGCTCACCAAGGCCGGGCAGCACGCCGCGTTCGCCAACCGCGAGTACAACGGGAGCGTCGCCGCCGGCGCGAGCGTCACGTTCGGCTTCATCGTCAACGGGACCGGGGCGCCGCAGAACTGCACGATCAACGGCGCCTCCTGCGCGGGCGGCGACACGCCTCCGCCCGGCACGCCCTCCGCGCCCGGGGCGCCGACCGTGACCGCCAGGACCGACACCTCGCTGACGCTGACGTGGCCGGCCTCGTCCGGGACGGTCACCGGCTACCGCGTCTACGAGGGCACGGCGGTCAAGGCCACCGCGACCGGGACCGGCACCACCATCAGCGGGCTGACCGCCTGCTCGGACCACACCTACACGGTGAAGGCGTACAACACCGCCGGCGAGTCGGCGGCGAGCGGCCCGGTCACGGCCACCACGACCGGCTGCACGGAGCCGCCGCCCGCGAGCCGGCGCGCCGCGCCCTACCTGTACCTCGGCTGGGGAGACCCGCCCAGCCCGTCCACCGTCATGGGCGCCACCGGGATCAAGTGGTTCACGATGGCGTTCATCCTGTCCAGCGGCGGGTGCAACCCCGGGTGGGACGGGCAGCGCCCGCTCAAGGGAGGGGTGGACGAGCAGGCGATCTCGCAGATCCGGGCGGCCGGCGGTGACGTGCTGCCGTCCGTCGGCGGCTGGTCGGGCAACAAGCTCGGCCCGAACTGCTCCACGCCCGAGGCTCTGGCCGGCGCCTACCAGAAGGTCATCGACGCCTACGGGCTCAAGGCCATCGACATCGACATCGAGAACAGCGACGAGTTCGAGAACGCGGCCGTGCAGGACCGCGTCCTCGGCGCCCTGAAGATCCTCAAGCGGAACAACCCGGGTCTGCAGACGATCCTGACGTTCGGCACGACCACCACCGGGCCGAACTACTGGGGCAAGCGGCTCATCGACCAGGCCGCGGCGCTGCAGGCGAACGTGGACGTGTTCACGATCATGCCGTTCGACTTCGGCGGCGGCGCGGACATGTACGGCAGCACCGTCAACGCGTCCGAGGGCCTGAGGACCGCGCTGACGTCGGCGTTCGGATGGTCGGACGCCACGGCCTACTCGCACATGGGGATCTCCGGCATGAACGGCCTGTCGGACCAGCAGGAGCTCACCTCGACCGCGACGTGGACGAGGATCCGCGACTGGGCGAAGTCCAAGGGCCTGGCGAGGCTGGCGTTCTGGTCGGTCAACCGGGACCGGCCCTGCCCGGGTGGCGGCGTCGCCGAGAACTGCAGCGGCACCGACCAGCAGCCCTGGGAGTTCACCAAGATCACGGCCGGTTTCTGA
- a CDS encoding Fur family transcriptional regulator has protein sequence MTASQTPSTAEELRGAGLRVTAARVALLDTVRAGDHLGVEALAAGVRDRVGHISLQAVYEALHALTAAGLVRRIEPAGSPARFEGRVGDNHHHLVCRDCGAIKDVDCAVGHPPCLDPVDDAGYRIDEADVTFWGLCPACRTAAG, from the coding sequence ATGACCGCGTCCCAGACCCCGTCCACCGCCGAGGAGCTGCGCGGCGCCGGCCTGCGGGTGACGGCCGCCCGCGTGGCCCTGCTGGACACCGTCCGGGCCGGCGACCACCTCGGCGTCGAGGCGCTCGCCGCGGGCGTGCGCGACCGTGTGGGCCACATCTCCCTCCAGGCGGTGTACGAGGCGCTCCACGCGCTGACCGCGGCGGGGCTCGTCCGCCGGATCGAACCGGCCGGGAGCCCGGCCCGGTTCGAGGGGCGCGTCGGCGACAACCACCACCACCTGGTGTGCCGGGACTGCGGCGCGATCAAGGACGTCGACTGCGCCGTGGGGCACCCGCCCTGCCTGGACCCGGTGGACGACGCCGGGTACCGCATCGACGAGGCCGACGTCACGTTCTGGGGCCTGTGCCCGGCGTGCCGGACGGCCGCCGGCTGA